The following proteins come from a genomic window of Methanocella conradii HZ254:
- a CDS encoding ABC transporter permease — MGLVKGIQDSYRIAIKDLLEFERNRIGLIFLFLMPFFMLIMTGYIFPTENAYKDIPVALVDLDNSQASQQLIGQLQAMNEKTNMMEFKDAASLENAKTLITRGQAYGAIVIPQGFSDSLSQGKQANITVLSDNSIPQVSMVMQGIGSQAISMLGAQRAAMEVQMLSVKANQTVNPAAVIAPYKADIQGTVPGDLTYFDFIAPGLLMMIVMMGAMTGIPRAISHEKEIGTFDGILAAPVSEMSIIMGKTIAQTVRGFVQGIIVLIIAILVFGVTIQGNILLAFALLFLGIFSFIGLGILLTSMADNEETAMIFMTVLQFPMMFLTGVFFPIQQMPWFMQGLSKLLPLTYAVSAMRKVMILNAGLVDVLPEVAILLVFGAIMLAIAIPVFRKSMTP, encoded by the coding sequence ATGGGATTGGTTAAAGGCATACAGGATAGCTACCGCATCGCCATAAAAGACCTACTCGAGTTCGAGCGCAACCGCATCGGCCTTATCTTTTTATTCCTGATGCCCTTCTTCATGCTCATAATGACTGGCTACATATTCCCGACGGAAAACGCCTATAAGGACATACCGGTAGCGCTCGTGGACCTTGACAATAGCCAGGCGAGCCAGCAGCTCATAGGGCAGCTACAGGCGATGAATGAAAAGACAAATATGATGGAGTTCAAGGACGCCGCGAGCCTGGAAAATGCCAAGACTTTGATAACCCGAGGCCAGGCGTATGGCGCGATAGTCATACCTCAGGGCTTCTCAGATAGCCTGTCACAGGGGAAGCAGGCGAACATCACCGTGCTTTCGGATAACAGCATCCCCCAGGTATCGATGGTCATGCAGGGCATCGGGTCCCAGGCTATAAGCATGCTCGGGGCGCAAAGGGCTGCCATGGAAGTGCAGATGCTGAGCGTGAAGGCGAACCAGACGGTGAACCCTGCTGCGGTCATAGCGCCTTACAAAGCGGACATACAGGGGACCGTCCCGGGCGATCTGACCTATTTCGACTTCATAGCCCCCGGACTGCTCATGATGATAGTCATGATGGGGGCGATGACAGGCATACCGAGGGCGATATCGCATGAAAAGGAGATCGGCACGTTCGACGGAATCCTGGCCGCGCCGGTCAGCGAGATGTCCATCATCATGGGCAAGACCATCGCCCAGACGGTGAGGGGCTTCGTCCAGGGCATCATAGTCCTCATAATAGCCATACTGGTGTTCGGCGTCACCATCCAGGGGAATATACTTTTAGCCTTCGCCCTCCTCTTCCTGGGCATATTCAGCTTTATAGGCCTGGGCATACTGCTCACCTCAATGGCGGACAACGAGGAGACCGCCATGATCTTCATGACCGTGCTCCAGTTCCCCATGATGTTCCTGACCGGCGTGTTCTTCCCCATCCAGCAGATGCCATGGTTCATGCAAGGCCTATCAAAGCTACTGCCCCTGACGTACGCGGTAAGCGCCATGCGTAAGGTGATGATACTAAATGCAGGGCTCGTGGACGTGTTACCCGAAGTCGCCATACTGCTGGTCTTCGGGGCTATCATGCTGGCCATAGCCATCCCCGTATTCAGGAAGTCGATGACGCCATAA